Proteins encoded within one genomic window of Triticum aestivum cultivar Chinese Spring chromosome 2D, IWGSC CS RefSeq v2.1, whole genome shotgun sequence:
- the LOC123051788 gene encoding transcription initiation factor TFIID subunit 11, with translation MAAGLAFRVAVLAAVLLVPFLGPPAVKAQLGQVRKYCGSQFALASQACAILPPTSPEHRHRDDDDEDEDDDDEDEDEDEDDDEDDKGGGGGGGGGGGGGGGGDDSGGGGGGGGNATSLITVDPDVLHVAVARNGTVRAGHRRTRRTRRRRRHHHRRRRRRRGRHVGEGEDEGEGGEGEDEDEDEDQDDEQDDDDEDDDEDDDDDDDDDDDDEEDEHRAYRDCCRWLKEVEPGCVCESLLHLPMFLVKPQHKYTLRVGKTCEVTYRCGGGRAM, from the coding sequence ATGGCAGCCGGCTTGGCGTTTCGCGTGGCGGTGCTCGCCGCCGTCCTGCTGGTCCCTTTCCTCGGCCCGCCGGCCGTGAAGGCGCAGCTCGGGCAGGTGAGGAAGTACTGCGGCAGCCAGTTCGCCCTCGCCAGCCAGGCCTGCGCCATCCTCCCGCCCACCAGCCCGGAGCACCGCCATcgcgacgacgatgatgaggacgaggatgatgatgacgaggacgaggacgaggatgaggacgacgacgaggacgacaagggaggcggcggcggtggaggcggaggcggaggcgggggcgggggcggtgatgatagtggtggtggcggcggcggcggtggcaacgCGACATCGCTGATCACGGTCGACCCTGATGTGCTCCACGTGGCTGTAGCCCGCAACGGCACTGTCCGTGCCGGCCACCGTCGCACTAGGCGGACTCGTCGcaggcgccgccaccaccaccgccgccgccgccgccgccgcggacgcCACGTGGGCGAGGGGGAGGACGaaggcgagggcggcgagggcgaggacgaggatgaggacgaggaccaGGACGACGAGCAGgacgacgatgacgaggacgacgacgaggacgacgacgacgacgacgacgacgatgacgacgatgaggaggacgagCACCGCGCGTACCGGGACTGCTGCCGGTGGCTGAAGGAGGTGGAGCCCGGGTGCGTGTGCGAGTCGCTGCTCCACCTGCCCATGTTCCTCGTCAAGCCGCAGCACAAGTACACCCTCCGGGTCGGCAAGACCTGCGAGGTCACCTACCGCTGCGGCGGCGGCCGCGCCATGTAG
- the LOC123055677 gene encoding probable pectinesterase 66 gives MRPFCLVVVGDYWTVQSAVDAVPYSNSQWVRIYVKQGSYREKVTIPSQKGFILLQGDGSFNTDINFDGHGYGTDAPGIAAITGRHRRNLTDISPTYTSATFTVHADNFVARNIAFKVTTYVQSPKYLPVTHTYATHASTHGRKFSNARMLCHATQNTFSGGHPAVAVLIDGDKGAFYDCAFHGLQDTLCDLMGRNYFRRCLVEGGVDFIFGYGQSIYEDCTLMSNMPAWSQHPGWVTAHGRAGGRNAALVFKGGMITGSGRQYLGRAWNEQATVVFYQVNMAGIVVPQGWDKWTPGQDVSQVTFAEVGCSGPGSGTSGRVPWVKHMSYAEVQRFVDIRFIHDGWLSNQP, from the exons tgggGGACTACTGGACGGTGCAGTCGGCGGTGGACGCCGTGCCGTACAGCAACAGCCAGTGGGTCAGGATCTACGTCAAGCAAGGGAGCTACAG GGAGAAGGTGACAATCCCAAGCCAGAAAGGCTTCATTTTGCTCCAAGGTGACGGGTCGTTCAATACCGACATCAACTTCGACGGGCACGGCTACGGCACCGACGCGCCCGGCATCGCCGCGATCACAGGCCGGCACCGCCGCAACCTCACGGACATCTCGCCGACGTACACCAGCGCCACCTTCACAGTCCATGCCGACAACTTCGTCGCCCGCAACATCGCCTTCAAGGTAACTACGTACGTGCAGTCCCCAAAGTACTTGCCAGTGACACACACGTACGCAACGCACGCGAGTACACATGGACGAAAATTCTCTAACGCGAGAATGCTCTGTCACGCAACGCAGAACACGTTCAGCGGCGGGCACCCGGCGGTGGCGGTGCTGATCGACGGCGACAAGGGCGCGTTCTACGACTGCGCCTTCCACGGGCTCCAGGACACGCTCTGCGACCTCATGGGCCGGAACTACTTCCGCCGCTGCCTCGTGGAGGGCGGCGTCGACTTCATCTTCGGCTACGGCCAGTCCATCTACGAGGACTGCACCCTCATGTCCAACATGCCGGCGTGGTCCCAGCACCCCGGGTGGGTGACGGCGCACGGCAGGGCCGGCGGCAGGAACGCGGCGCTCGTGTTCAAGGGCGGCATGATCACCGGCTCCGGCCGGCAGTACCTCGGCCGCGCGTGGAACGAGCAGGCCACCGTGGTGTTCTACCAGGTGAACATGGCCGGCATCGTCGTCCCGCAGGGGTGGGACAAGTGGACGCCCGGCCAAGATGT GTCACAGGTGACGTTTGCGGAGGTCGGATGCAGTGGCCCGGGTTCCGGCACGTCCGGAAGAGTGCCGTGGGTGAAGCACATGAGCTATGCAGAGGTGCAGAGGTTCGTGGACATCAGGTTCATCCATGACGGTTGGCTATCCAACCAGCCCTAG